The Populus alba chromosome 6, ASM523922v2, whole genome shotgun sequence genome contains a region encoding:
- the LOC118048012 gene encoding vacuolar protein sorting-associated protein 32 homolog 2 — protein MFNRLFGKPKQETNALTTLDKLNETLEMLEKKEKVLLKKAAAEVEKAKEFTRGKNKRAAIQCLKRKRLYEQQIEQLGNFQLRIHDQMIMLEGAKATTETVDALRTGAAAMKAMQKATNIDDVDKTMDEINEQTENMKQIQEALSTPIGAAADFDEDELEAELEELEGAELEEQLLQPATTAPAAPVQVPAGKKPVPQKRTAEEEELASLQAEMAL, from the exons ATGTTTAACCGCTTATTTGGAAAACCTAAGCAGGAAACGAATGCTCTAACTACGTTAGACAAATTAAACGAG ACACTTGAAATGCTAGAGAAAAAGGAGAAGGTGCTCCTTAAAAAGGCAGCTGCCGAAGTTGAAAAGGCTAAGGAATTCACCCGAGGGAAAAACAAAAGGG CTGCAATTCAATGTTTGAAGAGGAAGAGGCTGTATGAGCAGCAAATAGAACAACTTGGAAACTTTCAATTGCGCATTCACGATCAG ATGATAATGTTAGAAGGTGCAAAAGCTACTACTGAAACTGTAGATGCGTTAAGAACTGGTGCAGCTGCTATGAAGGCAATGCAGAAAGCAAC GAATATTGATGATGTGGACAAGACGATGGATGAGATCAATGAGCAGACAGAGAACATGAAACAGATTCAAGAAGCATTATCAACCCCCATCGGTGCTGCAGCTGATTTTGATGAG GATGAATTGGAGGCAGAACTTGAAGAACTGGAAGGAGCTGAATTGGAAGAGCAGCTTCTTCAGCCAGCAACAACAGCTCCTGCTGCTCCAGTGCAGGTCCCAGCTGGCAAGAAACCAGTTCCTCAAAAACGCACAGCTGAGGAAGAAGAACTTGCTAGCTTACAGGCTGAGATGGCCCTTTGA
- the LOC118047992 gene encoding uncharacterized protein isoform X2: MMMKKLARNWRKSYEVDKFTIPIRDEDDSRPMDTREQEELILSLEREEAEQSVLWKRVVGGIVFCHAAFLLYSIYQQALFPWEMRYHAYFMEDMDSSMVIFADWIAISACALSIIGLLHNSKYHRQWIWYSCSVGLLLAVFWLYYMLRMPRFRWDVIWLPFGPLSGAGICLYVDHLLTESSEEVKKLRSYMHKQVD, translated from the exons atgatgatgaagaagctGGCGAGAAATTGGAGAAAATCTTATGAGGTTGATAAATTTACTATTCCAATTCGAGATGAGGACGATTCTCGTCCCATGGACACCCGAG agcaaGAGGAGTTGATTCTATCACTGgaaagagaagaagcagagCAGTCTGTTTTGTGGAAG AGAGTAGTTGGTGGAATTGTGTTCTGCCACGCTGCGTTTCTCTTATACTCCATATACCAGCAGGCACTATTCCCATGGGAAATG AGATATCATGCTTACTTCATGGAAGATATGGATTCGTCAATGGTGATATTTGCAg ATTGGATAGCTATTTCAGCATGTGCATTGTCCATCATAGGGCTTCTTCATAATTCCAAGTATCATAGGCAATGGATTTGGTATTCATGCTCTGTTGGGCTTCTGCTGGCAGTTTTCTGGCTATATTACATGCTAAG AATGCCAAGATTCCGGTGGGATGTCATCTGGCTGCCCTTTGGGCCTCTCAG TGGAGCTGGCATTTGTCTGTATGTTGACCATCTACTGACCGAGTCATCTGAAGAAGTGAAAAAACTGAGAAGCTACAT GCATAAGCAGGTTGATTAA
- the LOC118047934 gene encoding chaperone protein dnaJ 49 codes for MDGNKDDALKCLGIGKEALEAGDRSRALKFITKARRLDPTLAVDDLLSAAEKDEPNKTAAANINNGSTTATASNESKVRQRGSSSSSYTEEQISIVREIRKKKNYYEILGLEKSCSVEDVRKAYRKLSLKVHPDKNKSPGAEDAFKAVSKAFQCLSSEESRSKYDVTGTEEPLYERRSSSHNRHGYYNYNDDLDPDEIFRQFFFGAGMRPATTQFRSFNFGAGMGGPRTDNNGSGFNFRALIQLLPVLLIFLFNFLPSSEPIYALSRSYPYEYRFTTQRGVNFYVKSTKFEKDYLPGTHEREALEAKVEKDYVSVLVQNCRFELQRKQWGFVRETPHCEMLQQFQDGELVA; via the coding sequence ATGGATGGCAACAAGGACGATGCGTTGAAATGCTTGGGAATCGGCAAAGAAGCCCTCGAAGCCGGTGATCGAAGCCGTGCTTTAAAATTCATCACCAAAGCTCGCCGCCTGGATCCTACTCTCGCCGTTGACGATCTCTTATCTGCGGCGGAAAAGGACGAGCCAAATAAAACGGCGGCTGCAAACATTAATAATGGGTCCACAACAGCCACGGCCTCAAACGAATCCAAAGTTCGCCAAAGGgggtcatcatcatcatcatatacAGAGGAGCAAATTTCGATTGTGAGAGAAatcaggaagaagaagaattactATGAGATTTTGGGATTGGAAAAGTCTTGCTCTGTAGAAGATGTTCGAAAAGCATATCGAAAACTATCACTGAAAGTCCATCCTGATAAGAACAAGTCTCCTGGAGCTGAGGATGCATTTAAAGCTGTTTCGAAAGCGTTCCAGTGCCTTAGCAGTGAAGAGAGCAGGAGCAAGTATGATGTTACCGGAACTGAAGAGCCTCTCTACGAGAGACGCTCTTCCAGTCATAATCGTCAtggatattataattataacgaTGATTTGGATCCTGACGAGATATTCAGGCAATTCTTCTTTGGAGCTGGAATGAGGCCTGCCACCACCCAGTTTCGGAGTTTTAATTTTGGAGCAGGAATGGGTGGCCCTAGAACGGATAATAATGGATCTGGCTTTAACTTCCGTGCATTGATTCAATTGCTCCCGGTTcttcttattttccttttcaactttCTACCGTCATCTGAGCCTATTTATGCCCTTTCCAGGTCCTATCCTTATGAGTACAGGTTTACTACGCAGAGAGGGGTTAATTTTTATGTGAAGAGCACCAAGTTTGAGAAGGATTATCTACCGGGTACCCATGAGAGGGAGGCGCTGGAAGCCAAGGTGGAGAAGGACTACGTCTCTGTCCTTGTGCAGAATTGTAGGTTTGAGTTGCAGAGGAAGCAGTGGGGTTTTGTAAGGGAGACTCCTCATTGTGAAATGTTGCAGCAGTTTCAAGATGGGGAATTGGTGGCTTGA
- the LOC118047930 gene encoding asparagine--tRNA ligase, cytoplasmic 1: MGDQATPPAPELAEMAISDGPSLKHPFSDRAPVRSIVCRPDGGAGLAGQRVRAGGWVKTGREQGKGSFAFLEVNDGSCPANLQVIVDAGVADLSTLVQTGTCVLVEGLLKVPPEGTKQKIELRVDKVLHVGPTDPASYPIPKTKLSLEFLRDHIHLRARTNTISAVARIRNALAFATHSFFQEHGFLYVHTPIITTSDCEGAGEMFQATTLISEAEKLEKELILNPPPTEADLEAAKLTVGEKGNIVSQLKAAKATKEEISASVADLKIAKENLSRVEERAKLKPGIPKKDGKIDYGQDFFSRQAFLTVSGQLQVETYACAVSSVYTFGPTFRAEHSHTSRHLAEFWMVEPEIAFADLQDDMNCAEAYVKYMCQWLLNKCFDDMELMAKLYDKGCIDRLRMVSSTPFERISYTEAVRLLEEAVRGGKEFEKNVEWGIDLASEHERYLTEDIFKKPVIVYNYPKGIKAFYMRLNDDSKTVAAMDILVPKVGELIGGSQREERYEVIQQRIAEMGLPLEPYEWYLDLRRNGTVKHCGFGLGFERMILFATGIDNIRDVIPFPRYPGRADL; the protein is encoded by the exons ATGGGTGACCAGGCCACGCCTCCAGCACCAGAACTCGCTGAGATGGCCATTAGCGACGGCCCTTCTCTTAAGCACCCATTCTCCGACCGGGCCCCGGTCCGATCAATCGTGTGTCGTCCCGATGGAGGAGCTGGGCTGGCGGGCCAACGAGTCCGCGCCGGTGGGTGGGTGAAGACCGGGAGAGAGCAAGGGAAGGGTTCCTTCGCTTTCTTGGAGGTGAACGACGGATCGTGTCCTGCCAACCTTCAGGTTATCGTGGATGCTGGTGTAGCAGATCTGAGCACGCTTGTGCAGACTGGGACTTGCGTGTTAGTTGAGGGCTTGCTTAAGGTCCCCCCTGAAGGTACAAAGCAGAAGATTGAACTCCGTGTTGATAAGGTGCTCCATGTAGGCCCTACCGATCCTGCCAGTTATCCGATTCCCAAGACGAAGCTCTCCCTTGAGTTTTTGAGGGATCATATTCACCTTAGGGCCCGTACCAATACG atttctgcAGTTGCTCGAATTCGCAATGCACTTGCTTTTGCCACGCACTCTTTCTTTCAAGAGCATGGTTTTCTGTATGTTCATACCCCAATTATAACCACAAGTGACTGTGAAGGTGCTGGTGAAATGTTTCAAGCGACAACCTTGATTAGTGAAGCTGAAAAGCTCGAGAAGGAGCTCATTTTGAATCCTCCGCCTACTGAAGCTGACTTAGAAGCAGCTAAGCTTACTGTTGGGGAGAAAGGTAATATTGTTTCTCAACTCAAAGCTGCTAAGGCAACTAAGGAGGAAATTAGTGCTTCTGTGGCTGATCTTAAAATAGCCAAAGAGAATCTCTCAAGGGTGGAGGAAAGGGCTAAGCTTAAACCTGGTATTCCTAAAAAAGATGGCAAGATTGATTATGGTCAAGATTTCTTTTCCCGTCAGGCATTTTTGACTGTCTCTGGCCAACTTCAAGTTGAAACCTATGCCTGTGCTGTCTCCAGTGTCTATACATTTGGACCAACGTTTAGAGCTGAGCATTCTCACACTTCTAGACATTTGGCTGAGTTCTGGATGGTGGAGCCTGAAATAGCATTTGCAGATCTTCAG GATGACATGAACTGTGCAGAGGCATATGTGAAATACATGTGCCAATGGCTACTCAACAAGTGCTTTGATGACATGGAACTTATGGCTAAGCTTTATGATAAAGGTTGTATTGATCGTCTAAGAATGGTTTCTTCAACCCCTTTTGAGCGTATTTCTTACACAGAAGCAGTGCGACTGCTAGAGGAGGCAGTGAGAGGTGGTAAGGAGTTTGAGAAGAATGTGGAATGGGGGATTGATCTGGCATCTGAGCATGAAAG ATACTTGACAGAGGATATATTTAAAAAGCCTGTAATTGTGTACAACTATCCTAAAGGTATAAAAGCATTCTACATGAGGCTCAATGATGATTCAAAGACAGTGGCTGCTATGGATATCCTTGTACCAAAG GTGGGAGAATTGATTGGTGGAAGCCAAAGGGAGGAACGCTATGAGGTTATTCAGCAGAG AATTGCTGAGATGGGACTGCCTCTTGAGCCATATGAGTGGTACCTCGACCTGCGGCGCAACGGGACTGTGAAACATTGTGGTTTTGGCCTGGGTTTTGAGAGGATGATACTTTTTGCCACTGGAATCGACAATATTAGAGATGTCATTCCATTCCCCAGATACCCTGGCAGAGCAGATctgtga
- the LOC118047992 gene encoding uncharacterized protein isoform X1, with product MMMKKLARNWRKSYEVDKFTIPIRDEDDSRPMDTREQEELILSLEREEAEQSVLWKRVVGGIVFCHAAFLLYSIYQQALFPWEMRYHAYFMEDMDSSMVIFADWIAISACALSIIGLLHNSKYHRQWIWYSCSVGLLLAVFWLYYMLRMPRFRWDVIWLPFGPLSGAGICLYVDHLLTESSEEVKKLRSYMYAYKAN from the exons atgatgatgaagaagctGGCGAGAAATTGGAGAAAATCTTATGAGGTTGATAAATTTACTATTCCAATTCGAGATGAGGACGATTCTCGTCCCATGGACACCCGAG agcaaGAGGAGTTGATTCTATCACTGgaaagagaagaagcagagCAGTCTGTTTTGTGGAAG AGAGTAGTTGGTGGAATTGTGTTCTGCCACGCTGCGTTTCTCTTATACTCCATATACCAGCAGGCACTATTCCCATGGGAAATG AGATATCATGCTTACTTCATGGAAGATATGGATTCGTCAATGGTGATATTTGCAg ATTGGATAGCTATTTCAGCATGTGCATTGTCCATCATAGGGCTTCTTCATAATTCCAAGTATCATAGGCAATGGATTTGGTATTCATGCTCTGTTGGGCTTCTGCTGGCAGTTTTCTGGCTATATTACATGCTAAG AATGCCAAGATTCCGGTGGGATGTCATCTGGCTGCCCTTTGGGCCTCTCAG TGGAGCTGGCATTTGTCTGTATGTTGACCATCTACTGACCGAGTCATCTGAAGAAGTGAAAAAACTGAGAAGCTACATGTACGCTTACAAAGCCAACTAA